The window GTCAATTTGGGCACATTGATCGCCACAATGCATTTGTTTGATCCAGATCAACAGCAGGTCGAGTTTCAGGGAGCCCAATCTACCCAGGGTCTTTAGCTTTTCCGTACACCGGTTCAGGAGCCGTTAGTGCTCTTTGGGGACAGGGGAGAAGAAAATGGAGCTGAATGAGACGACCGTACAGACTCGGAAAGTGAACTTCGTTGTAGCGATTGCATTTCTTGTTGTCGCTTTCGGGTTGGGGTTTCCCGGACAGTCCCACGCAGTTCCCTCCTTCGCGCGGCAAACCGGCATGGCGTGCCAAGCCTGCCACACCGTGTATCCCGAGCTTACGCCATTCGGCCGCTCGTTCAAGCTAAACGGCTATCAGATCGACAACCTCCCCCAGGTCCAAGGCATTACGTCATCGAAGGAGTATGAGCTGCTGCTGAACCAGGTGCCGCCGCTGTCGGTGATGTTCCAGACTTCGTACACCAAGACTGGCAAGGCGTTACCGGACTCCGCGGTGCCGGGCGCCAATGCGCAGGACGGCCAACTGCTGTTCCCGCAACAGGCCAGTCTGTTTTATGCCGGGCGGGTCGCGCCGGAGCTGGGAGCTTTTATCCAGATCACCTATGACAGCGCGTCCGGAAATGTGCATTGGGACAACTCCGAAATACGTTATGCAAAACAAGTCACAGGAGCGGCGAACGGTCTGACCTGGGGCATCACCATGAACAACAACCCCACGGTGCAGGACGTGTGGAACAGCACGCCCGCATGGCAAACGCCCTTCGACCAGAAATCCAGCGCGGCTCCGGTGCCTGGAGCCATCACGCAAATCGACGGGCTGCTTACCGGCCATGGCGTTGCGGGCTTGACCGGTTACCTGTGGTGGGGGAACTCTGTTTACGGTGAGATCGGGTTCTACCGTTCTTCGCCGCAGGCCTTTAGCGTCAATGGATTGTCAGGGCCGCTCGACAGCACGGCCGGCGGCACGCTCACGAACAACGCGCCGTACTGGCGGCTCGCCTATGAGCACCAGTGGAATCGCAATTCGTTGTCGGTGGGCATGTATGGCATGGAGGCGAAGATCAGCCCCACAGGGCAACCGATCGCCGCCTCCAACGACCGGTTCAGCGATATCGCGCTCGACGGCCAGTATCAATACATTGACGACGAGCACATCTTCTCGACGCAGACGACTTACATCCGCGAGCGCCAGCATCTCGACGGCACTTTTGCGCTCGGCGGATCGGAAAATGCGACCAACGACCTGAAAACGTTCAGGCTGGGCGGCAGCTATTACTATCGGCGCACTTTCGGTGGTGCCCTGGGATATTTCTCGACCACGGGCAGCTCCGACGCGCTGTTATACACGGCAAACCCGACGTTCGGCTTCGCCAATAACAGCCCCAACAGCAACGGCTGGATCGGTGAGCTGGGCTACATCCCTTGGCAGAACGTCAAGTTGCTCTTGCAGTACGTTGCCTACCAGAAGTTCAACGGCGCGAGCTCGAACTACGACGGCAGCGGCAGGAACGCCGGCGACAACAACACGCTCTATCTGCTCGGCTGGCTGAGTTTCTAGTGTGGGAAGTGGGAGATATCGACATGCATAGAAATCTCTTGATCCCGTTCGCGCTGCTCGCGATTTCCTGTATCGCTCCGGCGTCTGCGCAAGAGTCGGAGGCGCGCAAGCTCGCAACCGAGGCTTGCGCTTCGTGCCACGGGCCCCGAGGCGAAAGTATCTCGCCCGCGTTCCCGCGGCTGGCGGGCCAGCCGGCGGAGTACCTGGAAGGTCAACTAAAGGCTTTCCGCGACAGGACGCGCGCTGACCCGATGGCCCAGGCCTACATGTGGGGAATGACGTCGCAGCTCAACGACGATACGATCAAAAGGCTCTCCGCATATTATTCAGCGCAGAAGCCGCTTCCGGGTAAGACCGTGGACGCCAAACTGGTGCAGCAAGGCAAGGTCATTTATGAGGCAGGCGTCCCCGGAGCGAACGTGCAGGCCTGCGTCACCTGTCACGGGAAAAATGCGGAAGGCAACGCGAGCTTTCCCAGGCTCGCCGGCCAGCACGCCGAGTACCTGGTCAAGCAGCTCGTCCTGTTTAAGAGCTTGCTGCGGGCGGGTAGCAACGCACCCATCATGCATAACATCAGCGCGGGCATGTCCTTCGAGCAGATGGAAGCGGTCAGCGCTTACCTGATGTCACGCTAGGGAAGATAAGAGCACGTGTCGAGCGGGCCCACGCTAATTTCTGAACGGAGCGGACGCTTTCTGGTGTGCGTGATCGTCACGGCGCTGATGGTGCTTCCGGCCCATGCCGACCCCACGGATGAACTTGCGCGGCTCCGACAGGAAGCAGCACGGATGAGACAGTCCCTTGACGTCCTCGACGCAAGAATTCGGGCACTGGAAAATGGAAATTCGGATGCGCGTGCCCCAAGCGAAAGCGACCGATCCGTAGTGCCACCTCCGGAATCCACGCTCACTCAGCCGATGCCGAACACCGCTGCGGTGAATTCGCCGAACAGGCAGTCGGTCTCCCCGCTTTTTCTATTGCAGCGCAATTGGTCCGAAATCAAGTCAGGTACGTCGAAAGAACAGGTGGACGCGCTGCTCGGCAAGCCGGAACGAGTGATGCGCATCAACGGCGATCTTGTGTGGTACTACGTACACCCGGGTTTCGGCCGTGGAACCGTGTTTTTCGATGATGAAGGAAAAGTGTCCGGTGCGCAGTCGCCACACATTGGCTGGTCTTGGTAGCGTTTAAAGACCAGGCGCTGGCTGTCGAAGTCAGCAACCCAGGTCATTTAGGTAATTTTCGACTGTCGCCGTCCATGCACGCTCTTCATTCAGCGTACGCTCCGGCATTGAAGCGAACGCGAGGTACACATCCTTCAGCTTCTGTTTGATCGAATCTGTATCGATAGCATTAGCCTCGCTTATGCACTCGACGCCTGCCAGAACAGGTCCCAATGGGTGGGCGGACCTTGACTCGGATCAAATGCATGCTCGTCCCGGCAGCGTAGATTCCATCGGTGAGTCTGCGCGCCGTGAGTATTGCAATGGGAGGCGAATACCTCAGGTTGATAGGGTGACATAACTCGCATGCTAGCCGCCGCAGCGGAAGCGACAATTGACAAGTATTGGAGGACACATGGAGAAGTCTTATGCGGATATCACTGCTCAGATCAACAGTGGGATCGTCAAGCTGCGGCAAGGGATTCCAGATGCGATGGCTGCATTCAGCGCAATGTCAAAGGGAGCGCTCAAGGCGGGAGTGCTGTCCGAGCTACATAAGGAGCTCATCGCGCTCGCGATCGGAGTGGCAGTCCAT is drawn from Betaproteobacteria bacterium and contains these coding sequences:
- a CDS encoding cytochrome C — its product is MACQACHTVYPELTPFGRSFKLNGYQIDNLPQVQGITSSKEYELLLNQVPPLSVMFQTSYTKTGKALPDSAVPGANAQDGQLLFPQQASLFYAGRVAPELGAFIQITYDSASGNVHWDNSEIRYAKQVTGAANGLTWGITMNNNPTVQDVWNSTPAWQTPFDQKSSAAPVPGAITQIDGLLTGHGVAGLTGYLWWGNSVYGEIGFYRSSPQAFSVNGLSGPLDSTAGGTLTNNAPYWRLAYEHQWNRNSLSVGMYGMEAKISPTGQPIAASNDRFSDIALDGQYQYIDDEHIFSTQTTYIRERQHLDGTFALGGSENATNDLKTFRLGGSYYYRRTFGGALGYFSTTGSSDALLYTANPTFGFANNSPNSNGWIGELGYIPWQNVKLLLQYVAYQKFNGASSNYDGSGRNAGDNNTLYLLGWLSF
- a CDS encoding cytochrome c4, encoding MHRNLLIPFALLAISCIAPASAQESEARKLATEACASCHGPRGESISPAFPRLAGQPAEYLEGQLKAFRDRTRADPMAQAYMWGMTSQLNDDTIKRLSAYYSAQKPLPGKTVDAKLVQQGKVIYEAGVPGANVQACVTCHGKNAEGNASFPRLAGQHAEYLVKQLVLFKSLLRAGSNAPIMHNISAGMSFEQMEAVSAYLMSR
- the bamE gene encoding outer membrane protein assembly factor BamE; the protein is MIVTALMVLPAHADPTDELARLRQEAARMRQSLDVLDARIRALENGNSDARAPSESDRSVVPPPESTLTQPMPNTAAVNSPNRQSVSPLFLLQRNWSEIKSGTSKEQVDALLGKPERVMRINGDLVWYYVHPGFGRGTVFFDDEGKVSGAQSPHIGWSW